In a single window of the Caproicibacterium sp. BJN0003 genome:
- a CDS encoding 5'-methylthioadenosine/adenosylhomocysteine nucleosidase — MIGIIGAMELEVQEIRSEMKNVHTTTILGIHYDQGTIENVPCVLARCGVGKVAAAACAQTMLLKYHPQLVINIGVAGGIGEGIQIGDLVIAQKLVQHDMDTTAAGDPPGFLSGPNLIYLETAEKVLKTAVDVSSKFYPSPVYCGIIATGDQFVADGELRKKICGQFDAIACEMEGGAVAQICWNGKTDFLVLRAISDSADQKAVMAFPMFARMAANRMFQLLPKLLPALEALYHS; from the coding sequence GTGATTGGAATTATTGGAGCGATGGAGCTGGAAGTTCAAGAAATTCGCTCGGAGATGAAAAATGTTCATACGACTACGATTTTGGGAATTCATTATGATCAGGGGACGATAGAAAACGTTCCATGTGTGCTGGCGCGCTGCGGAGTCGGAAAGGTTGCGGCGGCGGCCTGTGCACAGACAATGCTGCTAAAGTACCACCCGCAGCTGGTGATCAATATAGGGGTTGCCGGTGGCATTGGAGAAGGAATTCAGATCGGCGATTTAGTAATTGCTCAAAAGTTGGTGCAGCATGATATGGATACAACGGCTGCAGGAGACCCGCCTGGATTTTTAAGTGGCCCAAATTTGATCTATCTGGAAACGGCAGAAAAAGTTCTGAAAACAGCTGTGGACGTTTCTTCTAAATTTTATCCTTCTCCGGTTTATTGCGGAATTATTGCTACCGGAGACCAATTTGTGGCAGACGGAGAACTGCGCAAAAAAATCTGCGGACAGTTTGATGCGATTGCCTGTGAGATGGAAGGCGGCGCGGTCGCACAGATTTGCTGGAATGGAAAAACAGATTTTCTGGTTTTGCGGGCAATTTCAGACAGTGCAGATCAAAAGGCTGTTATGGCATTCCCAATGTTTGCACGTATGGCTGCAAATAGGATGTTTCAACTTTTGCCAAAGCTTTTGCCGGCTTTAGAAGCTCTTTATCATTCTTAA
- a CDS encoding DUF4430 domain-containing protein: MKSRFGVFIVCFLSILLFSGCSKEKIAAPQVPSDVVSSQASSEELQQGSIPSELMPGGLLSEEPSSDKVGASSQETQDNESTVSAQKGQATSQNEGAAKVGNSESGAGEAQTQENHDVPAQQITVSFTIDSSAAAAKGKSGPAFSSSVTLSPGATALDALMASGVSADVSGGYVAGIGNLYEKDCGSMSGWLYAVNGHAPNVGCGSYALNNGDSVRFIYTCNMGKDVGYGIG, translated from the coding sequence TTGAAAAGTCGTTTTGGTGTTTTTATTGTTTGTTTTTTAAGCATCCTTCTTTTTTCAGGCTGTTCTAAGGAAAAAATAGCGGCGCCTCAAGTCCCTTCCGACGTGGTATCTTCACAAGCTTCTTCGGAAGAACTGCAGCAGGGATCTATTCCATCGGAATTAATGCCTGGAGGTTTATTATCAGAAGAACCTTCTTCTGATAAGGTGGGGGCTTCTTCTCAAGAAACGCAAGATAATGAGAGTACTGTATCTGCACAAAAGGGGCAGGCAACTTCTCAAAACGAAGGAGCAGCAAAAGTCGGAAATAGTGAGTCTGGTGCTGGCGAGGCACAGACGCAAGAAAATCATGATGTTCCGGCGCAGCAGATTACAGTTTCTTTTACCATTGATTCTTCTGCCGCTGCAGCAAAGGGAAAAAGTGGACCTGCTTTTTCTTCCTCTGTGACATTAAGTCCCGGTGCTACCGCTTTGGATGCACTGATGGCTTCCGGTGTTTCCGCAGATGTTTCTGGTGGCTATGTTGCTGGAATTGGCAATCTATACGAGAAGGACTGCGGTTCTATGAGCGGCTGGCTTTATGCAGTTAACGGTCATGCTCCCAATGTGGGCTGTGGCAGTTACGCTCTCAATAACGGTGATTCTGTGCGCTTTATTTATACCTGTAACATGGGTAAAGATGTAGGATATGGAATTGGTTAA
- a CDS encoding M23 family metallopeptidase: MSNLHLVNKDNGGKPGRSFYVALGLCLAAVAVAGWTTYDSMVHYADNTASAAQNAANTVSGVMVSSTSALVPEVPSEAETSSVASEEETVSIVPAEAAVTQLNKPIQGDIITAFSESPVYYESLGDWRAHTGIDIAADEGVSVGAAADGSVSAVEDDPLYGTVVTVSHQGGMTTIYAGLSGASVKQGNQVKAGQELGRLGAVPAEAEEETHLHFEVQKDGTFVDPQTLFS; this comes from the coding sequence TTGAGCAATTTGCATCTTGTGAACAAAGACAATGGTGGAAAACCGGGGCGCAGCTTTTATGTTGCTTTGGGACTCTGCCTGGCGGCGGTCGCGGTGGCGGGATGGACCACTTATGACAGCATGGTACATTATGCCGATAATACTGCCAGTGCAGCGCAGAATGCAGCAAATACAGTCAGCGGCGTCATGGTGTCGAGTACATCGGCACTTGTTCCAGAAGTTCCTTCAGAAGCCGAAACATCGTCTGTGGCATCTGAGGAAGAGACCGTTAGCATCGTTCCTGCTGAGGCGGCAGTTACGCAGCTAAATAAACCAATACAGGGCGATATCATTACGGCGTTTAGTGAATCTCCAGTTTATTATGAATCACTGGGAGACTGGCGGGCACATACCGGAATCGATATTGCGGCAGATGAAGGTGTTTCTGTTGGTGCAGCAGCTGACGGTTCAGTTTCTGCAGTTGAAGACGATCCGCTTTACGGAACAGTTGTTACTGTTTCGCATCAGGGTGGTATGACAACCATTTATGCGGGGTTGTCCGGTGCATCCGTTAAGCAGGGGAATCAGGTAAAGGCTGGGCAGGAATTGGGCCGGCTTGGAGCTGTTCCTGCAGAAGCGGAAGAAGAGACCCATCTGCATTTTGAAGTGCAGAAAGACGGCACTTTTGTAGACCCTCAAACTTTATTTTCCTGA
- a CDS encoding energy-coupling factor transporter transmembrane component T, which translates to MKEEPIFSTLHPGLLFFYSFTIAIFAMCSLNPLYLGTSLVAAVLSYSFYFCVKRALHIFIEGLPVAFVFAAFNVFFNHRGKTIMCRLFGSAITLESFLYGLCSGIMLLMVLMWFRCMDVLLTTQKFLYLFGRRFPNLALLLCMTLRLFPKTEERIRCIRQARHSLESTFDHFEDKIKNGMRHISCLLEWSMEDGLDTADSMKARGYGSMERTCGEEYPFTGKDFFWLIAFLILTFLSAFAIFGKNSVMQYFPGLHFSADIWSIILAAFYFVFLILPVLWEKISEVRLFWAQKKIQDRRKKSYE; encoded by the coding sequence ATGAAAGAAGAACCGATTTTTTCTACATTGCACCCCGGTTTACTTTTCTTTTATTCTTTTACAATTGCCATCTTTGCAATGTGCAGTCTAAATCCACTTTACCTTGGAACTAGCCTGGTGGCAGCAGTGCTGTCATATTCTTTTTATTTTTGTGTAAAAAGAGCTTTGCACATTTTTATAGAGGGTCTTCCAGTGGCTTTTGTTTTTGCTGCTTTTAATGTGTTTTTTAATCATCGTGGAAAAACAATTATGTGTCGTTTATTTGGTTCCGCAATCACGCTGGAATCGTTCCTTTATGGACTTTGCAGTGGAATTATGCTTTTAATGGTTTTAATGTGGTTTCGCTGCATGGATGTCCTTTTGACGACGCAGAAATTCTTGTATCTTTTTGGACGAAGATTTCCAAATCTTGCCCTCCTCTTATGTATGACGCTGAGGCTTTTTCCAAAAACAGAAGAACGAATTCGCTGTATTCGTCAGGCGCGGCATAGTTTGGAATCTACGTTCGACCACTTTGAGGATAAAATTAAAAATGGAATGCGCCATATTTCCTGTTTGCTCGAATGGTCTATGGAAGACGGTCTTGATACGGCCGATTCTATGAAAGCGCGGGGTTATGGAAGCATGGAGCGAACTTGCGGAGAAGAGTATCCGTTTACCGGGAAAGATTTTTTCTGGCTCATTGCTTTTTTGATTCTTACTTTTCTTTCTGCCTTTGCAATTTTTGGGAAGAATTCTGTGATGCAGTATTTTCCAGGACTCCATTTTTCTGCGGATATTTGGTCCATTATTTTAGCAGCTTTTTACTTCGTTTTTTTGATTCTTCCGGTTTTATGGGAGAAAATCTCAGAAGTTCGGCTCTTTTGGGCGCAGAAAAAAATCCAGGACAGAAGGAAAAAATCCTATGAATGA
- the lexA gene encoding transcriptional repressor LexA: MLTKSQQKVYDYLKKRTQSGLPPTVREICIATGLKSTSSVHAHLKTLERLGLITRDAGLNRAIHMAGESPAIQVPIIGRVAAGQPILAVQENEGYVSYSPKNKSGEYFALNVHGESMINAGILDGDIVVAVQTSTASDGEIVVALIEDEATVKRFFKEKDRVRLQPENPDFSPIYSKEVRILGRVVAVYRYYEP; the protein is encoded by the coding sequence ATGCTGACTAAAAGTCAACAAAAGGTTTATGATTATTTAAAGAAACGGACACAAAGCGGACTTCCGCCTACGGTACGTGAAATCTGCATTGCAACAGGACTTAAGTCTACTTCCAGCGTTCATGCACATTTAAAGACATTGGAAAGATTGGGGCTTATCACCCGAGATGCCGGTCTTAACCGCGCAATTCACATGGCGGGAGAATCGCCTGCGATTCAGGTTCCAATTATTGGCCGTGTCGCTGCAGGACAACCGATTCTTGCCGTACAGGAAAACGAAGGCTATGTCTCCTACTCTCCCAAGAACAAAAGCGGCGAATATTTTGCACTGAACGTCCACGGAGAAAGCATGATCAATGCAGGAATCTTAGACGGGGATATCGTCGTTGCAGTGCAGACGTCAACAGCTTCTGATGGAGAAATTGTCGTTGCGCTGATTGAAGACGAAGCGACCGTAAAACGCTTTTTCAAAGAAAAGGATCGTGTGCGGCTGCAGCCTGAAAATCCTGATTTTTCTCCAATTTATTCAAAGGAAGTCCGAATCCTGGGCCGCGTAGTTGCAGTCTACCGTTATTATGAACCATAA
- a CDS encoding ABC transporter ATP-binding protein, whose protein sequence is MNELVKLSHFSFYYPKQLSPAVRDVTLTIKSGEFFLLCGASGCGKSTLLRSLKPQITPHGVMEGERTFKLSKNFDTDQTASEIGFVFQDPENQIVTDTVSHELSFGLENLGLPPAEIQQRVAETSLFLGIDHLIQKPVNEISGGEKQLLNLAAILAMRPKLLLLDEPTAQLDPVAAKHFLELLLRVNREMGIAVMVSEHRMEDLLPICDQVCLMEDGALHMPLPPREFVYNIMENPSHPFWEAMPAASRIASQNGALDEKIPLTVREGRVFLQNFPEGEMKLPTCSKTDSIFFCKDIWFRYRKELPFVLRGVHFSLHSGTIHALLGGNGAGKSTLFQLLSGELFPQRGSIKWKHPKPRTAFLWQEPKAMFSRDTVKEELLSQNGALELGLKMGLKPLFERHPYDLSGGEQQRLGIALVLGIQPDLLLLDEPTKGLDPWNKKLLAELLDRYRQQGGTVLLTTHDVEFTARFCDECSLLFGGRIVSSAPTRTFFSANALYTTNAARIMNGKIKNGLLCEDVRQGLKTYKNQL, encoded by the coding sequence ATGAATGAATTAGTCAAACTTTCTCATTTTTCATTTTATTATCCAAAGCAGTTGTCTCCAGCGGTCCGAGATGTGACACTGACAATTAAGAGTGGCGAATTCTTTTTGCTTTGCGGTGCTTCCGGCTGCGGAAAAAGTACGCTTCTGCGCAGCTTAAAGCCTCAAATTACGCCGCATGGAGTAATGGAGGGGGAACGGACTTTTAAGCTTTCCAAAAATTTTGATACCGATCAGACTGCTTCTGAGATAGGCTTTGTTTTTCAAGATCCGGAAAATCAAATCGTGACAGATACGGTTTCTCATGAATTGTCTTTCGGTTTGGAAAATTTAGGACTGCCTCCCGCTGAAATTCAGCAAAGGGTCGCAGAAACCTCTTTATTTTTGGGCATTGATCATTTGATTCAAAAACCGGTCAACGAGATTAGCGGCGGGGAAAAACAGCTTTTAAACTTGGCAGCGATCCTTGCGATGCGCCCAAAGCTGCTTTTGTTAGATGAACCGACAGCTCAGCTTGACCCGGTTGCAGCGAAACATTTTCTGGAGCTGCTTTTAAGGGTGAACCGCGAAATGGGAATTGCAGTGATGGTCAGCGAGCATCGTATGGAGGACTTACTGCCAATTTGTGATCAGGTCTGTTTGATGGAAGACGGGGCACTTCATATGCCGCTGCCGCCGAGAGAGTTTGTGTACAATATTATGGAAAATCCTTCTCATCCATTTTGGGAGGCAATGCCGGCGGCTTCCAGAATAGCTTCTCAAAACGGTGCTTTAGATGAGAAAATACCGCTGACTGTGCGGGAGGGCAGAGTGTTTTTGCAGAATTTTCCGGAAGGAGAAATGAAACTGCCGACTTGTTCAAAAACAGATTCGATATTTTTCTGTAAGGACATTTGGTTTCGTTATCGAAAGGAATTGCCTTTTGTGCTGCGCGGAGTTCATTTTTCGCTGCATAGTGGAACAATTCATGCTCTTCTCGGGGGAAACGGTGCAGGGAAAAGCACTTTGTTTCAGCTACTTTCCGGAGAACTTTTTCCGCAGAGGGGGAGTATCAAATGGAAGCATCCGAAGCCGCGCACTGCCTTTCTGTGGCAGGAACCGAAGGCAATGTTTAGTCGTGATACCGTAAAGGAAGAGCTCCTTTCACAAAACGGTGCATTAGAGCTGGGATTGAAGATGGGACTGAAGCCGCTTTTTGAGCGTCACCCATATGATTTGAGCGGGGGAGAACAGCAGCGGTTGGGCATTGCCCTAGTCCTTGGTATACAGCCGGATCTGTTGCTTTTAGATGAGCCGACCAAAGGGCTTGATCCATGGAATAAAAAACTTTTAGCAGAGCTGCTTGATCGTTATCGTCAGCAGGGCGGAACCGTTTTGTTAACCACTCATGATGTGGAATTTACCGCTCGTTTTTGTGATGAATGCAGTCTCCTTTTCGGAGGGCGGATTGTATCCAGTGCGCCGACGCGTACTTTCTTTTCTGCCAATGCACTTTATACGACAAATGCGGCACGGATCATGAATGGAAAAATCAAAAATGGACTTTTGTGTGAAGATGTCCGACAGGGGCTGAAAACGTACAAAAATCAGTTATAA
- a CDS encoding PQQ-binding-like beta-propeller repeat protein, translated as MKKRIASLFCAIAFMFVFVVQPAVAQEPVKTTGITVTLRVEGYGNTEVQPVKVTLPATYQTFSDYGLNISQDPGYDTPLHVLAQYCKDEYGADKDAMSALIDVTAGGFLNDFCNDKDNWPTDVYWMYAVNQDSCPSDSKGTGYTAASCPIKDGDTVVFYASWYSSFEPSNYAYFDQTEAAATIDQPLTLTLLGKGNMSAQSTAAAIDGATLLLYDQNGQALSSSDYTLSSANTGADGKDSITFHKAGTYFVSAERQSTLWYDSKGNYAYNISNPSCKVTVTQNQPESSSLSSSSQSSSSEESSQVSSLPVSSNSSSGSSSSGETPVALSSQWPQHLGNAQNNATTLASTPVDGKLLWESQCKNPNSWGGYAGSPLLVNGQIYVARDNEVQILNASTGAIEKSQSLASSLGYYSYPTYGNGKLFVPLGNGQIEVLNASTLEPLFITELMTDGSGNPKYQGLSPVYYDEADDMFYVGLTDASSTGTFAAYSAEDTDSTKGTETISPKWTYGTGSYYGAGAVKIEDRIYFCGDDGVLVSADAKTGSDQSTCQLGKVRTSLVSAQGFLWAATDDGVLYKVTPGENPQIAGSVSLPASAKTSPIVVGGKVFVAGGTYGQAGYLKAFDVNDLSEIASQTLEDGACYGMLVAPDAVSNEMCVYLTQNNNPGALYLARLNGNSFTFSTLYQPADSQQNYCMSIVAADNNGTLYYGNDSGVLFAITKNENPQPPAPESSSSSASPNPTSSEQNGESSSQGSENGNQDVSSDQNSSETETASSEKTTEQTPLGAIWQALNGQSGENDDENNLTDSIAQKVREAGQNGQVLLSIAKKDGELSSQTFSELKKYPNLRLSVDAGNYAVSFLGQDVLDPTEGLRLGITVLSDGETKAKLPDNMGNHLIIRFADSGKLPAKTTVVYRLPESMQNETTIYVYRLTDGQDPQFLQQAVVDNKCVMFTTEYGGEYLFTTAKLGTAATDLKAGNGSNQLSQGMDNSTVFQIPVWAYVTFAVGILAIVGVVIYLVHWKNRKEE; from the coding sequence ATGAAAAAACGGATTGCCAGCCTATTCTGTGCGATTGCCTTTATGTTTGTATTTGTCGTACAGCCTGCGGTAGCTCAGGAGCCGGTAAAAACAACAGGGATTACGGTAACTCTGAGAGTAGAAGGCTATGGAAACACAGAAGTGCAGCCGGTTAAGGTGACGTTGCCTGCAACTTATCAAACCTTTAGCGACTACGGCCTTAACATTAGTCAGGACCCCGGCTATGATACGCCGCTGCATGTGCTTGCGCAATACTGTAAAGACGAATATGGTGCGGATAAGGATGCAATGTCTGCTCTTATTGATGTAACAGCAGGCGGATTCCTGAATGATTTTTGTAATGATAAGGATAACTGGCCTACTGATGTTTATTGGATGTATGCAGTTAACCAGGATTCCTGCCCTTCCGACAGCAAAGGGACGGGCTATACGGCCGCGTCTTGTCCAATTAAAGATGGGGATACCGTTGTATTCTATGCCAGCTGGTATTCTTCTTTTGAACCGAGTAATTATGCTTATTTTGATCAGACGGAAGCTGCAGCGACGATTGATCAGCCACTGACTCTTACCTTACTTGGAAAAGGAAATATGTCGGCTCAAAGTACGGCAGCCGCTATTGATGGAGCAACTCTTCTCCTTTATGATCAGAATGGACAGGCGCTTTCCAGCAGTGATTATACCCTTTCTTCTGCTAACACAGGAGCAGACGGAAAAGATTCCATTACTTTTCATAAAGCTGGCACCTATTTTGTCAGCGCAGAGAGACAAAGTACTCTATGGTATGATAGTAAGGGAAACTATGCCTATAATATCAGCAATCCAAGCTGCAAAGTAACCGTTACTCAAAATCAACCAGAAAGTTCTTCTTTATCGTCTTCCTCTCAAAGCTCTTCTTCTGAGGAGTCTTCACAGGTTTCATCTTTACCGGTTTCTTCTAATAGTTCTAGTGGTTCTAGTTCGTCAGGGGAAACACCAGTAGCCCTTTCTTCCCAATGGCCGCAGCATCTTGGAAATGCACAGAATAATGCTACCACTTTAGCTTCCACTCCTGTTGATGGAAAGCTGCTTTGGGAAAGTCAATGCAAGAATCCAAATTCGTGGGGTGGTTATGCAGGTTCTCCGCTTTTAGTCAATGGTCAGATTTATGTAGCACGGGATAATGAAGTTCAAATTTTGAATGCTTCTACCGGAGCAATTGAGAAATCACAGAGTCTGGCTTCTTCTCTGGGGTATTATTCTTATCCTACTTACGGCAATGGAAAACTGTTTGTTCCTTTGGGGAATGGGCAGATTGAAGTGCTGAATGCTTCTACCTTGGAACCTCTTTTTATCACGGAACTGATGACGGATGGTTCCGGTAATCCAAAATATCAGGGGCTGTCTCCGGTTTACTATGATGAGGCAGACGATATGTTTTATGTGGGATTGACTGATGCTTCGAGCACTGGCACTTTTGCAGCATATTCGGCAGAAGATACGGACAGCACAAAGGGAACGGAAACGATTTCGCCCAAATGGACATACGGGACCGGCAGCTATTATGGAGCTGGTGCAGTAAAAATAGAGGATCGTATTTATTTTTGCGGGGATGATGGAGTCCTTGTTTCTGCTGATGCAAAAACGGGAAGCGATCAGTCTACCTGTCAACTTGGAAAAGTTCGTACTTCACTGGTTTCTGCGCAGGGATTTCTTTGGGCAGCTACAGATGACGGCGTGCTTTATAAAGTAACGCCAGGGGAAAACCCACAGATCGCAGGTTCCGTATCGCTGCCGGCCAGTGCAAAAACAAGCCCGATTGTGGTTGGCGGAAAAGTTTTTGTAGCGGGCGGTACATATGGACAAGCTGGTTACCTAAAAGCGTTTGATGTTAATGATTTATCAGAAATCGCTTCACAGACGCTGGAAGATGGTGCCTGCTACGGAATGCTGGTGGCGCCGGATGCTGTTTCCAATGAGATGTGTGTTTATTTGACACAGAATAATAATCCCGGTGCATTATATTTGGCACGGTTAAACGGAAATTCTTTTACATTTTCGACTTTATATCAACCGGCGGATTCTCAGCAAAATTATTGCATGAGCATCGTTGCGGCTGACAATAACGGGACTCTTTATTATGGAAATGATTCGGGGGTGCTGTTTGCAATTACGAAGAATGAAAATCCGCAGCCACCAGCTCCAGAATCATCTTCTTCCTCTGCTTCTCCCAATCCTACTTCCTCAGAACAAAATGGGGAAAGCTCTTCACAGGGTTCGGAGAATGGAAACCAGGATGTCAGCAGTGATCAGAATAGCTCTGAAACCGAAACCGCTTCTAGTGAGAAAACTACAGAACAAACGCCGCTTGGAGCGATTTGGCAAGCACTTAACGGTCAAAGTGGAGAGAATGATGATGAGAATAATCTAACGGATTCGATTGCACAAAAGGTTCGTGAAGCAGGACAAAATGGGCAGGTATTACTTTCTATTGCCAAAAAAGACGGAGAGCTTTCTTCTCAGACCTTTTCAGAACTGAAGAAGTATCCGAATCTGCGCCTTTCAGTAGATGCAGGCAATTATGCGGTCAGTTTTTTGGGGCAGGATGTGCTTGATCCCACAGAAGGACTGCGGCTTGGAATTACGGTCCTTTCGGATGGAGAAACAAAGGCAAAGCTTCCAGATAATATGGGCAACCATCTGATTATTCGTTTTGCGGATAGTGGAAAGCTTCCGGCTAAAACAACGGTGGTTTATCGTCTGCCGGAGTCCATGCAGAATGAGACCACCATTTATGTTTATCGTTTGACCGATGGTCAGGATCCACAGTTCTTACAGCAGGCAGTTGTTGATAATAAATGTGTGATGTTTACTACGGAATATGGTGGAGAATATCTTTTTACAACAGCAAAATTAGGGACTGCAGCCACCGATTTGAAAGCTGGGAACGGTTCCAATCAACTCTCTCAGGGAATGGACAATTCTACTGTTTTTCAGATCCCGGTGTGGGCTTATGTCACTTTTGCAGTTGGAATTCTTGCGATTGTTGGAGTCGTGATTTATTTAGTTCATTGGAAGAACCGAAAAGAGGAGTAA
- a CDS encoding ECF transporter S component, with the protein MKRASLLRIFEAAAVILLPIALVGSAFLEAEAAAALSLLCVGLALTPFLLSFENKKPRPRDLVPIAVMSVIAALGRTLFSAIPSFQPASAIILITAIAFGQDAGFLTGALTALSSNLLLGQGPWTPWQMYAWGMIGFFGGLLYRAGFFRKRFFLLLFGFISGILFGWFMDLWYVLGFIRPVKFAAFLAAFASSAWMDVVHGISTVLFLLLLEKPWGKKLYRIQEKYGIGPEVKEK; encoded by the coding sequence ATGAAACGAGCTTCCCTTTTGCGTATTTTTGAGGCAGCGGCCGTTATTTTGCTGCCGATAGCGTTGGTGGGTTCGGCGTTTTTAGAGGCGGAAGCTGCTGCTGCGCTCAGTCTTTTGTGCGTAGGATTGGCGCTGACGCCTTTTCTTTTATCGTTTGAAAATAAAAAACCGCGTCCCAGAGATTTGGTTCCGATTGCAGTGATGAGTGTAATTGCGGCTTTAGGAAGGACCCTTTTTTCGGCGATTCCAAGTTTTCAGCCTGCGAGTGCGATTATTCTGATCACGGCGATTGCATTCGGCCAAGATGCCGGATTTTTAACGGGCGCTTTAACGGCACTTTCGAGTAATTTGCTTTTAGGACAGGGACCGTGGACTCCATGGCAAATGTATGCGTGGGGGATGATTGGCTTTTTTGGAGGTCTGCTTTACCGAGCAGGCTTTTTTCGAAAACGCTTTTTTTTGCTTCTTTTTGGATTTATCAGCGGAATCCTTTTTGGATGGTTTATGGATTTGTGGTATGTCCTTGGATTTATCCGCCCCGTAAAATTTGCCGCTTTTTTAGCAGCTTTTGCTTCCAGTGCGTGGATGGATGTAGTTCACGGGATTTCTACCGTACTATTTCTTTTGCTTTTGGAAAAACCATGGGGTAAAAAGCTGTATCGGATTCAGGAAAAATATGGGATTGGGCCGGAGGTAAAAGAAAAATGA